Part of the Plectropomus leopardus isolate mb chromosome 7, YSFRI_Pleo_2.0, whole genome shotgun sequence genome, CTGTTTAGACACGGTTCACGTGTCCCAGTTTACGTCAGAGTTTGTCTCTTGGCTGGATGCATCAGTGTTTTCCAAACTGTCCAAATGTAAATATCAGATTTCATGACATCAGCAGGAGGAAACTCAAATGTTGCTCAAGAGACTAGctgactttttttggtcatgatgCCTGTATCAAAGGTTTATATCAATAATATTCAACataataattgttataataattCCCCTGATAGGGTGTGAGGGCCCCTCCCCCGACAGACGTCacagctaagcccctaatgtcctaaaatcctaaaaatgtcctacaatccaagaaacattctaaattcttagaaacatccttaaatactacaaatgtcctaagatcctcttaatgtcccaaaatcctaaaacatccgaaaatctgagaaacgtccaaaaatcatagaaacatccttaaatcctagaaatgtcttaaaatccgagaaacgtcctacaatcctagaaacaatcTTCTACctgagaaacttcctaaaatccaagaaatgtcccaaaattctacAATTATattctaattttaatttgtttacgTGATGTCATACTTTTGGTCACtaaactaacaaacaacaataataaaaaacaaaacaattcttaaCAATAAGCGATACTTACGGGTGGTTGTTGCTCAGATCGGTTCGTCCAATAATCAGACGGCTGGCGGTTCGATCCCGAATCCCGCAGACagcatgtcgaagtatcctttgGCACGAAACTGAACCCAAATTGCTCGGGATGGCTGTTGTGCGTGAATGTTTACATACTGAGGTGATGGCACCTTGTTCGGTAGCCGCGGCAACCAACGTGTGAATGTGACGCGtggtgtgaaagtgctttgagcgGGTGAACGACTGGAAAAAGCGCTACACAGGTTCAAGTCCTCGTCTTATGTTGTAATAGATTTTATCTGATAGAAGCAGCTTTTTTTAGATAAATCTAGATTTTCCGAAATAAGGGCAGCTTTAGGTATTACTGGTTGAAAATTTGTGTTATGATGCATTTATCATTTGTGGCCATGTGTGTTATTGTTTAATCTCAAATGCAAATTGTGATGTGATACAGCGTGCCtccaaaatgtcaatcaaatcgtcaaaacatgtaaatctttgaaaactgtttatttaatgtgttcattttttctcttttaaatgaattattattttattgttacaatgattatgattattgttattattgtttattattgcttgtatatttgattaattttttatttttatttttttcagtttttaggtaattttctcgaactttttactattttcttgccaactttggggttatttcttctttactTGCTCATTGCTTCCTTCCTTGTTTTGAAAGTCAAACCAAAGTTGGCAAAATGAACTgacatctgtctttttctttacaccaaaataaataaatgaataaaaagacttTTCTTCACTTCCATGACATGATGAGGTACCTGAAGAGGTTTGCTGTAAAATAAGATCCAAAGTCAGAAACATTCCAGTTTTTCACGTGTTTGTTCACAGAGTTAAACTACAACCTGAAGCAGCTCAAAGCTCATGTTTACGTGGATTCATCATCTAAAAATAACCCGTCGCTGAAACCTGTTTCATCTGACGATCATATCTCTgatctctgacctctgacctctggatTTGTTGCTCAAACAGGAATCATTTTAGGATATAAAACGTTTTAATggtagaaaatgtttttctattttttttacaaatcaagTCATTGACAGATAACAGTTTAACAGTGTCGATTAAAGAAagcttctctctgtttctgtgggtgtgaatgtcttattttgtttgtatatgGTCCCATATATATTcccattaataaaaaaaatcaaaatgaaatacaagACCAGAATCCTGAGCCGTCAGTCGCAGGTGAGGGCCACAGCTGCCGTCTGATTGGTGCAGCAGTTGTGTGGCGTCATCTGAAGGGAAGTTGTCATCGGGATAAAACGAAGAGGTCCTGGCTGCCGAACAGACTGGAGCTGCTGGCGCTGACGCCACCGATGGCGGGCAGGTAGGAATGATGGAGGATCGGCAGCTGCACGGACAGACGGCGCCGCACGCTGAGAGAAACCGCAGAAAGAAAATCAGACTACAGATGAAAAAACGacgataattataataacaacgACACTGGTATATATTTGGAACTCATGTCAAATCGTGAAATTTTGTTGTGCATAATGACTTTAACCCTTAcagactgtttggtgcattttacacaattttcattcttcattttttggtgacttcatgcatgtgtcctaaatgtagtccagattgtgtatttgagtgtaatcagtgaatttgcagctcagctcctacaataagtctaaaatacactgtggaaactaatagttacattcagactgttcaggtccaaaaatgctccattgaaacccattcaaactgacatttttgatcccacagccatcagagcagaaaaacaggacttgtattatttctgggtgtcattctgggcttttgactctgaatttgtcattttgactattttccacctgatgaggtcattttgaccatatttggcatctggaggaaataaatgctatttccactaggtgacctgtcacagtcagtgtagctgctgatcactgacatataaGTAATCATCTACTtaagcatgtagtatattgaaattaattctcttttttccatctaaaagaCAAAGAAcctgtcatttaaagggttaaaattcaaaaacattaagtttgattttgaaaatcacattttgtgtgcagagcgataagagtgtgtgtgatattaaagcagaCTCAAAGAGTGAATTTTTATAATATCATTCATGAAAAACTTTCCAGGCAATTTCCACATAATAGTCTGAAATTAGTACTTTCACTGCAGTAAAGTATCTGATTACTTCCTCCACCTCTGGCTGATGGAGTAAAAATGTTCCTCACTGTTCAGGAGAGTTGATGCCGTCTGGACTTGAAGGTTTCGTCTCCGAGTTCCTGACCTCAGGACAGACCTGAGCTGCATGAGTCCACGTCACAGATCTGACGTCACCTCCTGAGAGGAAACACAGCAGCGCGAGGAAAACGTTTGTTGTGATTATTGAGTGAAGTTCTTGACGGgaaaaataaaaccccaaaaaacaacaacaaccccaGAAAGAAGTATGATGAAAAGATGAAcgattgcaaaaacaaaacaataaaaatcatacTCATCTTACCCagataataatagtagtaggaCTATCACCTATAAATGCACCACGTgtacaaatatactgtatatgagtACACACGCCTACACATCCGTGTAACACAGAAACAGACCTGATACACGTGTGCACGTGtcaccccaaaaacaaacaaagaaacaatttattacagtgaaacacagaataaagacCAACCCGATTCACTTACGACTTTCTGAGTATTAAATAGGTGTCTGTAGTTTTATTAACCCTCTGTGGCCTGTACATGAACCctgctgtttgcattttatgtctttgctgttttattgctCCCTTGTCTTTATCTGTAGTTTCTCTTTGTAACCTAGTTAAAAACAGAGCTatataatattatcattttattattatgttctTACAGGGACACTGGAGAACagtttgttaaccctttgagaccagagcaaattggcttgatttctttccacaacatgggaggaaggccaTGAGTGAAACGAAATGACatgataattatataattatcaagaaatgagtcaaaaatacacaaaaatgacctgaaaaaaagacctGGCATAAGTGCTTGAAATTATAAgaatttgtaacataatttttaatacgTAATTATGATAAggtttgatgacattttttcgTAAATCTAcaaatatcttgcaatttgtaaaacatttcttgccaagctgctcattgactttttccttgtgtttttgaaagaaatcacaccagttcGCTCCtggtttaaacattttgaaacatttgtgaaagcagcacaagaaaagtgatgtcgctccaggtttcaaagggttaaacgtgcAGGGCTGAACCTTTGCCTCCCTCCTCTGGCAGTGACAATGATTACACACGGTCCAGATGAGCACTTACAGCAGGACGCCACGGTGGTATAAATGAGCGCTAATTTATCCAATCACCGTGAATTTGAGCAACTTTGCAATTGTGTCAGATCGCTGCAGCTTTTGTGAGATGTGAGCATGCACCTGTGGTGCTCAGTGTCGGTGGAGAAGAGGTCGAGGTGGTTAACTGACAAATACGTGTGCGTTTTGAGTGGCGACTTCCTGAATTTAAACGTGTGTTGTAGCTGGTGAAACAGCTGAggccaaaactgtgtttttatttttgaaacaagtttcgtttttcttttaatgtaaaaaagcGTCTTGTTGCTGCATCTCTTTTACCTGTGTCGGACTGTGGTGATCTTTTGTACATGCACGCCTCTGTGCGTCTTTTTTGTTTACCGTTGATTTGTCCTCCGGTCGTGTGGTGAAGCTTCAGCTCGGGATCAGCTTCCTCCGATTCAAAGAGCTGCATGGTGATGGTTTCTATTTCTACATCGagctgcaaagaaacacaaccaACAGAAGATTTACTTCTCTCAGAGCCTGACGGAGTAGAGTCAGGTGATGTTTCTGTGCGCTCACCTGCGCAGTTTGACTCCTCAGCTGCTGGTTTAATCTGCTCAGCttcatcttctcctcctcctcctcctcctcctcctcctctccctctgcagctTCAGCCTGCAGCTCTGACGGCTGCTGCAGCTCGCTGCTGCTCCAACACACCAAGaacaactgcaagaaataaaacCACATGTCTGAGGATTCGCCAAGAGAGAGGAGACCGTTAACCAATAAAACCCAACTACgacccgcgggccaaatctggcccctgacggGGTGCTGGCTGGAcccccaaacattttaatgaagtgATTCATACTGGAAACCGTTTATGCACTTTTCCATATACATagggtgccagagtgcatataACAGCACCAAAATACAGTATCCTAAAACTCCAAGAAGCATCCTTTAATcctagaaaatgtcctaaattctgagaaacgtccttaaatagtacaaatgtatgtacatatgtcctgagatcctagaaatgtcctcaaatcctaaaatgtccttcaatcttaaaaatgtccgaaaatcctagaaacatcctaaaattctggaaatgtcaaGTGTACAGCCAGCTGTCCGAAAATATTTCAgtgagacggacagacagagcagagcagcGCGGATCTCCAAAAGAGCAGCTGACAGTGCAGATCTCAATCCCTGAATTAcatattatcattaaaatgatgtcacagcagAGGACAATTATAAGGACTACCACGCAAAACAGAGGATATAGTGCAGAATAAATAAGGAAATGGATGGGGTCTCAATAagttttcagttatttacaaatcctaaaaaacattctcaaatctgagaaatgtcctaaattcctaaaaGTATCCTTGAATCCTACACACATgtcctaaatgtcctaaaatctgaagaaaccacgcaaaatccaagaaatgtcctcatatctgagaaacatcctcaaatcctacaaatgtctgaAATTCCTAGTAACATAATaacaaagtcttaaaaattggaaaaaaggtcctaaaatgCTGGAAACGCGTGGGGACGCTGCCACTGGCCCTGACCTGCTgccattttggaaaagtgtCCCCAAAGCAAATCACGTCAAGTCTCCCTGCTTTAAGTCGACGGCTTTATGTCAACATACATCTTGAACTTTCGGGCGTCTCACTGACCTTCGGCCCGAACAGCCAGCTCAGGGTGAGGACGTTACAGCAGAGGATGAGGACGCTGGTCACACAGAAGTGAACAGGAGGATTGTGGGAGGTCAGCAGCGACGCTGACGCTCCTGACACGCTGAAGGCCGTCACAGTAAACACACTCAGAGTCAGCTGTTTACTGCGGAGAGCGGGACGATCCTCCTGCGCAGACCTGATGCTCCAGGCCACGAAACATCCAAGACCCTGAAGGACAAACATCTGATCTGCATCCACACGTCCATCCAGAGACACTTCCTAAACTTCTCCACATTTTTGAGCAAAATGCAAtcaaatttggattttttttttaattatattgatatttgaaAATCTGAACATAACAAATGACAGAGGGATTTCAGATCAAAGTGTCTGTCGTGTGCGCAGACCAGCAGAGGGGCTTTGTATCCGTAGACCGCGGTGAGCCACAGCTCCGCGCTGGTGCTGCTGCAGCGCTCAGAGTACAGACGGACGAGAACGTCCTCATCAGCAGAGACACGCTGAAACAAACAGAAGCATTTATTCATTCACCtgataaatgcatttatttaaatgataatagtaataactttatttatatagcacctttaaaaacagagttcacaaagtgctttgacgAAGATAAAcgaaaatacaaactaaaatagacGAGTTAGGACGTATGAAAACAGACATTACAACAGACCACATCAATAAGCAAGtctaaaaatgggttttaagaagtgaatTAATAGTAGTCACGGATTATTTGTTTCTGAAAATTatcataaacatcaacaaagacGCCTTTGGGAGTTTTTGTACAACAGCACATTTTTCctattatatttgtttgttatgttttattgagttttttattgtttgagtgAATGTGAGCAGCTGAAAAACTTGAATTTCCTCCaggataaagaaataaagagaaaaaataagaaagtaaTAAAGTAAGTAAAGCACAGTATCTGTCCCTCTGTCGCTCCGTCTGATCCTGCGGTGGTTACCTGTAcgctgtgctgctgctccacCCGTCTGAGGGGGTCCAGGATCTGCCAGGTGATCAAAACAAACGCATCCAGCAGAAACATCCAGAACACCAGGCAGCCCGACCGCTGCAGACGagcgtgctgctgctgcagagcagaggaggCGACAGTCAGTTTACTGCGAGAGAAGAGATTCACAGAAACACGCAGTCACGTCCGACTCTGGTGGCGCGTTTTACCGTCTGTTTGATGCCGCTGCACAGGGAATAAACACTCCATGATTTAGTGAACAGCACAGTGATGACTACAGTGTGACCCACAGAGAGAGTCCACAGAGAgagtcacaaacaaacaaacaaactgcaaacaaacaaacagacaaacaaacaaacaaacaaacagacaaacaaacaaacaaacaaacaaacagacagacaaacaaacaaaaacaaacagaacaaacaaacaaacagacacagaacagTGATGGTGAAATCACCAAACCTGTGCAAACAGCCTCAATTTAAGTGAAAGCAACTTCAGAGAAGATGatccaaaaataagcaagaaattagtaaaaaagtacacgtagattacctgaaaaacagcaataaataattaaaaataagaaaggaaagtaaaacaaacaaacaatcaaacaaacaaggaaaaacaacagaaaaattcttaaaaattaaagtaattttgaaaaataatttcaaatatactATGGTTATTATAAAACtctctatccatccatccatccatccatccatccatccatccatccatcacatccacacacacacacacacacacacacacacacacatatatatagatatagatatagattgatttaaaatgcagctgtCTGAACTCACAGAGCAGAGGATCTCAAGTGTTTCTTCAGACAGTAATTCTCCGTCCAGACCGGAGacgaggacagaggaggaggacagcaggacgcccagcagcagcagctggtccTGGGATCCCGCCGCTCGACCTCAGCAGCCTGCAGACACGAAACATCTGatttttcacataaaattacaaaataggaaaaaaataaaactgtcagcTCCACCATTAGGTACGTTTTTTTAcatacaaggaaattacctttgtttttatttattttttttttatatattatgcattttatttgatcTAATATTTGATatgttattgtcattattttaatgtcCATATGTTAATgtatcataattatgtttttaattaccCTTTTTAGCAGGTACTTTTGTCTGTCTATCTTctcatgcacaaaaaaagaaatgtttatttgtaatTACACTGTAAATTAAGCATCTGTCTATAAAACAAatctttaccaaaaaaaataaaatgcatttttaatttggtaCATAATGGCCATAATACGTTTATAGTaggagaaaggaaaaaacaagaatcataaatgtaaaatatgaatatacaacaaaaataggaaaatatattccaaatgaatgtgaaatatacttgtttttaagatgaaaataatGTCAGTGTTAAAAAGAAGAGGATGAAATGAGTAAATATCGGGCAGATCTGCAGGAGCTGTACCGGTGTTTACGGGCTGGTGACGGTGAGGAAGAGGACGCTCAGAGCGATGAAGATGGTCGCCGCTGCAGCCGACGACACGAGGACGTACAGCAGGAGGCCGACCCGCTGCCGCTGCACCAGGACCAGGGTCCGGTCTCTGGCTGGTCCGGGACCTGCAGAACATTAAACATCCATCCAAACGTCACCTCAGCTGGTCAAATGTTCCGCTGTTATTATGGTCTGTCGTTCAGGTAGCGTCTCACCTGTAAACTTCAGCAGGTGGTTCATCAGCCGGAGCTGCTGGGTGGATGAGCTGAAGTCTCCCACCAACACGCCGCCGCTGCCTGAAGacgcacgcacagacacacacacacgcacgcacagacacacacacacacgcacagacagacgcatgcacgcacacagacacagacaaaaaaaacagagaatggGGCGCaggattaaataagtttttacTTCTTCCTACtgcttttcaaacatgtttaaatgatgATGGATTCATCTTCTTACTTAGccaatttatatttatttatttatataaaaatatatatttttccttcttGCAACTATcgattaaaggcaataaaataaaaaaaaatctttaaaaataaatgaaactgttTATATCCTGTCTGTGATGAACACCTGTATTCATCCTGtctgatgaaaaaaagactgtattCCATATCGTGCAGCCctatatacaaataaagtttattattatcagtattatattattatgtttatctcattatttgaaactttgccCACGTTTAATATGAATATCTGACgctgtaacattatatatattagcataaaaagtacaatttaaacattaatattttcagCAGAGCATCATGGGACTCACCCTGAAACTGGATCAACTCGATGGCCGTCATCCTCTCCCCGTTTCGAAAGAAAACTGggccctgaaaaacacaaaaaatataaagatatcgTACATatatctgcaaaaacacacgTATAAATACCTCGTGGTGTTTCTGGCGTGCTCACTGTGACGCCGTCAAACCGCGTCTGCTTCACGGCCTCCAGCAGCATCCTCTGAACCTCCTCCTCGCTGACGCTCACGTTTCTCTGGCTGCTGtacttctctctgtgtttcaccGCCTCCATCACCTGACTGAGAGCTCTGCCGGCGACCCAGACAGCGTCGTAGGCGAAGGCGTGGAGGggactgacctttgacccctcctGGACCAGCTGTCTGAGGTAGGAGTCCAGGTAGTCCTGAGGAGTCTGCAGAGAGACCGCAGGAGATTTAGTGGCGTCCAGCAGCTTGCCGAAACTTTTCcgggttagaattccttcagtgttcaatGTTCAGACGTTTTcatcagaattattattataaggtACAAAGGTCTCTcctcaaaaacaaaccaaccagctgatttaaccgtttgaaacctttttttttttttccaaaaacacgagaagaagGCAACCAGagacttcagaagaaatgaccccaaaatttacaagaaattaagtaaaaagttaaaagtcaatttaatttaaaagtacaagaaaaaatacatgaaaattagttaaaaaaaaaaaaaaaagtaaaacacagacaaacaaaaaaataagaaaattacctggaaaaagtgtttaaaaatagtaatgatTCTGgaacataaataacataatattaatataaaataattgatataattatacttttttggacattttccctggcttttttaaaaaataattgtataaatcgatattttttctgtggtttgctgTTCGTTGTCTCTTTTTCACagttcaaaggcttaaatacctgtgaaggtttttgaacgcagcacaacaaaagtaaTACTGgtgcaggttttaaagtgtttaacCAGTTAAAACAGCGCTGTTAGTGTGAACGctgcacgtgtgtgtgagtCACGTGCTGCTCATGTAGGCAGTGTGGCCTGGgcgtaatgaaaacacagaaaacatacctataatattattatataaatcctacacactttaaagtacttgaataCATCCTCCACCTTCGGTTGAAGTATTacattttctctgctctgctgattcGGGGACTCGTACCGCCGGTACGGGGTGGTGATCCTGAGACTTTGCTGGAGGTTTAGCATGGCATGATTATTCtacatgaatatttatttattttaacgtGTATCACTgagtattttatgtattttgtgtcttttatgtattttatgctgAAACTAAAGGCAAATTTCCACATTTGTGGACAATAAAGTCCTCATAAATTCGTAATTGAGCagctttcctctttttgttcGTTTATTCTTTTGTTCTGATGAGAGCTGCATTCGTTTTTGAAATATCTCACTGTCACCCGGCTCCACGCAGTTAATTTCAAACATATTCTGAtggtaacaaacacacagactgactgTCAGTGGGGatgtgtgagtgttttctgACCCGTCCGGAGACTCCCGGCGTGGTCGTGCTGCTGATCTGTCTCATCTGCAGCCTGATGGATCCGTCTGCAGCCGTCAGCAGACTGTTGGCCGCACAGCCTGAAGCCTTCCAGCCGAGCCTCCATCCGGCTGTTCCTCCGTCAACAACAATCCACTGATACCGAGCTCCGAACATGTTCAGCCTGTAGGCCTGAAACGGAGCGAGACGTCAGATACCGGTTTGGAGAGATACCATTTTTATTGTCAAGAATCATGAGTCTCGTTTGCTCCATAATCTCCAcgaaaaatttaaagtaaagatGACAAAGGCGACTTCGGTTTAAACTCCTGTTATCAGCTGTATGTGGTTGgtggtggaaaaagtatttaGATGCTATATAACTCCAGGAGAGCTTGGGAGGCATGGACGTTTTGTTAAAATATGGCACTTCTCAGAAAGTTTCTCTGTTGTCAttgcataaaacaacaaagaaatctGACTTGCCAACAACGTCCCCCAAAATTgccatgcttttgaaaaaatgtccaaactttCTTAGGATTgccatatttttaaacaaaaaacaaaaatgtttttggaatacGGGGACATTCTTCAAGAGTGAGGACAATTACAGAAAGTAGGGACACTTTATtgagaaatatatttttgaaaaatgatgacgttttgtgactttttctgAAAGTTCGGAAGGCTGGGACATTTCATAAAACTTGACACTTCTGAAAAACTTGGACTGTTTTTTAGAAAAGgattaatttttgaaaacaattttttaaagcaggACAATACTGGGGGAAATTTCAGGGAAATTGGGAATGTTTTGGAATGCCGGACATTTTTAGAGACTGAGGATACCTGCagaaagtgatgacatttttgcacCTTTTAGAAAAGTTTGGAAGGTGAGGATATTTTGAGGAATTACAAAAGTTTGGACATTTGTTCATaagatgatttattttttaatatattttttaaaaagggcaaTGTTGGGGGACATTTCAGGGAAATTGGGAATGTTTTGGAATGTGGGGAAATTTTTAGAAACTGAGGACGGCTGCAGAAAGTAGagcttttttatatatacaatatattttttaaaagtgatgaaAGTTTTGGACCTTTTAGGAAAGTTTGGAATGATATTTTGTAGAATTTGGACACTTATGAAACGTTTAttcaaaaaaagataattttttaataaattattatcagaagctaacaacattttttgacatttctgggatATAAGGAACATGAGAACATTAGTGTAGTGGAAAACTATTTCTTTGTGGAGCTTCTCTTTGTGCACGAGGCTCAAACTAAAACAGAGAGATGacacagagcaggaaaaaaCATGGTCTAAAATATCAGTATATGTGCAGCATTTAGATTTCCCTTCATTAGATCTAATGAAACCCAAAGCGGAATAAACAGACCACGtgggtgtccacatactttagGCCACGTGCTGTACTTACACAGCAGAAAACCTCGGAGGCTGAATCCTCTTCAAACTGCGCGATGATGATCCGAGCGTCGCTTTCCTGCAAAGCACAGAGGCAGCAGTGAACCGGGTCATTATCACATGAACTCTGAACTCAGCTTTGGATCAAAGAggtcaaacacaaacagacgaACATTTTACTGCCCGTCACATgtgtcttaaccctttaacacctggatcgactttcagttttc contains:
- the LOC121945690 gene encoding LOW QUALITY PROTEIN: gamma-aminobutyric acid type B receptor subunit 2-like (The sequence of the model RefSeq protein was modified relative to this genomic sequence to represent the inferred CDS: substituted 1 base at 1 genomic stop codon); its protein translation is MLIPLSPQSASSAAYRGLASPCRSIREEESQRSERRMERRGPAGLLLLCWLLVGPAPAQIRHPLPVLWMMPVGSGSGRENLTAAVAPAVRLALRDLTRQPPPLGNYELQLQLLDSQCDPAESLKALFDAMWAGPKYLLVFGGVCPSVTTLIARSLPALNLLQVSFAASSPSLSNRKWYGNLFSTAPSDRALNQAAVKLLQRYKWTRVGVVTQEGPRLSEMKKDLMRQLLRADVQLVSAESLSEDVCSSLKRLKESDARIIIAQFEEDSASEVFCCAYRLNMFGARYQWIVVDGGTAGWRLGWKASGCAANSLLTAADGSIRLQMRQISSTTTPGVSGRTPQDYLDSYLRQLVQEGSKVSPLHAFAYDAVWVAGRALSQVMEAVKHREKYSSQRNVSVSEEEVQRMLLEAVKQTRFDGVTGPVFFRNGERMTAIELIQFQGSGGVLVGDFSSSTQQLRLMNHLLKFTGPGPARDRTLVLVQRQRVGLLLYVLVSSAAAATIFIALSVLFLTVTSPXTPVQLLQISAGSQDQLLLLGVLLSSSSVLVSGLDGELLSEETLEILCSVSLWTLSVGHTVVITVLFTKSWSVYSLCSGIKQTQQHARLQRSGCLVFWMFLLDAFVLITWQILDPLRRVEQQHSVQRVSADEDVLVRLYSERCSSTSAELWLTAVYGYKAPLLGLGCFVAWSIRSAQEDRPALRSKQLTLSVFTVTAFSVSGASASLLTSHNPPVHFCVTSVLILCCNVLTLSWLFGPKLFLVCWSSSELQQPSELQAEAAEGEEEEEEEEEEKMKLSRLNQQLRSQTAQLDVEIETITMQLFESEEADPELKLHHTTGGQINGGDVRSVTWTHAAQVCPEVRNSETKPSSPDGINSPEHVRRRLSVQLPILHHSYLPAIGGVSASSSSLFGSQDLFVLSR